The following is a genomic window from Anaerolineales bacterium.
TTTCTGGATCACGGCCTAAGTGGCCGATGATCATGACTTTGTTCAGCCCTCTGCTCATGCTGCCTCCTGTTGGGGAGAAGCGAATGCTTAGCCGGCCGGTTCGGCCTCTTCCTCAAGAGCAACGATAATGAAACGCAGAACAGACTCCTGCAGGCGGAATTGCTGTTCAAGCGTGGCGCACAGGGACGGATCCATTTCTGTGCGCAGCAAGACGTACTGGCCTTCGCTCTGCTTCTTGATCTGGTAGGCCAATTTGCGCTTGCCCCAGATGTCGCTTTTCTCGATCTTGCCTTTGCCGTCCTTGATCCAGCCTTCAACCTGCTTGTTGAGCTGTGTAAAGGCGTCGCTGTCCAAATCGGGGTGGACGATGTAAATCACTTCGTAATTGCGCATGTGTGTGGCTCCTATTCCACGGGGTTGCCCTGGTTTCGCGCAAGCCAGAGCGGAAACTGAATTGAGTTCAGCGTAACCGAAAGATTTTAGCACGCTGCTTCTTGTTTGACTAGGCGACGCCTCCCTGCAGAGCCTGCAGCACACCCGAGAAGCCTGCCAGCGCATCGGCGCCGGAACTGTGTCCGGTGGGTAGAATGCGCATAGCCACTTCGCTGAGTGAACCTGCATCTTGTTTTACGATCGCCTCAAAAAGTTCATGCCACACGGCTGGAGCTTCGCCTGCCGCGCCGGCAGACAGCCAGGCGGCTGACAATTGGTGGGTGCGTGGCACAGCCGCAGATATGATCGCTTGGCTGAACAGCCTGGCTTCTTCGACTGGCAGGCGCGCCCAGCAGGCGAACAAGGCGCCCAACAGCAGGTCGTCACCGGCGGGGGTCAAGCCCGGGCCTAGCCCGGCCAGCCCTTTGGCTGCCTGGGCTGCTTGTCCGCTATTGCCATCCCGCACGGCGGCAAAGAGCAGCGGGATGCGCTGCTCGGCCGCTTGCTGGATGCGGCCCGGCAGCGCCGAGCGTCCCAAGGGACTGACTACTAAATGGGCGAAGCTCTCAGCCGTGGCGTGCTGGCGCAGCAGTTCGGCCAGGGCTTGGCTTACCCAGCCAAGATCGCTGAGAGAGCGAATGGAGGACCAGTTTGGGGTGGGTTGCCACAACTTGGCGTCTTCAGCATCTACCAACCAGTCGCCAAGCCACAACCCATTTTCGAACACGAGCAGCTTGCTGCTGATGTCTATGCCTTCAGGCAAGTGGTCTTCGATCAGGAGTGAGAAAGGCCCATGGCCCAGCCCCTCATCCGCGATAGTAAGCACGTCCCCTTCCTGGTTGACCAGGTTAATGGCGCGTTCAAAGGAATGCAGTACATAGGCTTGCTGTGTGCCGGCCAGCCAGGCCTTGGCACGTGGGGTGATGCTGGTGGCTCGCAGCCTGCGAGACGGAGCCGAGCTCATTCGGAGGAGCGGCTCAGCTCCCACAGGCGATTGGGACTCAGCGGGATCTCACGCAGCTCCAAGCCTTCGCCGAGGGCGTCTTCAATCGCCTGGGCGAACAGCGGCCCCACCGGGATGGCGCCGGCTTCGCCAGCGCCCTTGACGCCCAAGGGGTTCAGCGGGGAGGTGGTGACCTGATGGCCGATCTCTATGCGAGGCACATCATGCGCGCCGGGCAGCAGGTAGTCCATGAAAGACGCGTTCAGGATCTGACCCATCTCATCGTAGACCAGCTCCTCGTAGAACGCATTGCCAATGCCTTGGGCCACGCCGCCCTGGATTTGCCCATCCAATATCAGCGGGTTGATCACGTTGCCACAGTCATGCACCGTGATGTATTTCTTGATGTCGAGCAGCAGCGTGTCTGGGTCCACTTCCACGATCATGGCATGCACGCCGGCCGCGGTAGCGCCCATTTCCGGGCCGAAGTAGTCGGTGGCTTCCAGACCAGGTTCTGTACCGGGCTTGACCGCGCCGCGCATGGGATTGGCCTTCTGCGCCAGCACGCCCAGCGGGATGGCGGTTTCCGGCGCGCCGATGATCTGCACCACACCGTTGACCAGCTCCAGCTTGTCTGCCGTCACTTCGCCTTCGAATTCTTCGATGGCTTTGTTCAAGATCTTCTCGCGCACTCGCACGGCGGCGGCGTGAATAGCGTTGCCCGCCACCACCGCACCGCGGCTGGCGAAGGTGCCTACGCCCCAGTGGAACTGGTCGGTGTCGCCAGTCACCAGATCGATCTGGTCAATCGGCATCCCCAGCTGCTCAGCCACGATCTGGGCGTAGCTGGTGTAGTGACCCTGGCCCTGCGTGCCGATACCGGTCGACACGCTTACGCGGCCATTGGCCTGCACCTGGATGCGGGCGCCCTCATAGGGGCCAATGCCGGTGCCTTCCACGTAGCAGACGAAGCCCAAGCCCAGTTTGCGGCCTTCTTTCTCCGCCTGGGGCTTGGTCTCCTGGTAGAACTTGTCGTAGTCGATCATCTCCATGGCTTTCTCGATCAGCGGCGCGTAGTTGCCGCTGTCGTAGGTCAGCTCAGAGAAGTCTTGATAGATAATGCCGTGGCGGTGGGGGAACTGGTCTGGGGGGATCAGGTTCTTTTGGCGCAGGGCGATCTTGTCCATGCCCAATTCTTTGGCGGCGGCGTCCATCAGGCGCTCCATCACGAAGACGCCGTGCTGGCGGCCCGCCCCGCGGTACGGACTGGTCATCGGCTTATTGGTGAAGACAGACGTGAACTCGCTGTAGTAGTTCGGCACCAGGTACATGTTGAGCAGGGTGCACTGTGTATTGATCGGGATGGTCAGCCCATAGGGATCATAGGCGCCGTTGTCGTGCAGAAAGACGTCTTTGACGCCCAGGATGGTGCCGTCTTTTTTCAACGCAATCTCGGCCTGGTGGTACTGGCCGCGCTCCTGCGTAGTGGCATAGAAATTTTCAGAACGATCCTCGATCCACTTGACCGGCCGTTCCAGCTGCATGCTGATCCACGGCAGCAGCATTTCCTCAGGGTAGAACATCAAGATCTTGGGGCCGAAACCGCCCCCGATGAAGGGGGCCACCAGGCGCACCTGATGTTCAGAGAGACCCAGCATACCGGCCAGGCCGTTGCGAATGATGACTGGCGCCTGCGTGGTGTCCCAAATGGTCAGCTTGCTAGCCTTGGCGTCCCAAGCAGCCACGATGCCGCGGTTTTCCATGGCGGCCGCGGTACCGCGATCATAGTGGAATTCGCGCTGGATCACGACGTCGGCTTGGGCTTTGGCCTTCTCGTAGTCGCCCTTGGTCTGCACCACGTGGGCCGCAGTGTTATCCGGCAAATCCTCATGGATCAACGCGGCTTCTTCGCCCAAGGCCTTGCGGATATCGGTGCTTACCGGCAGCGATTCATAGTCCACCATGACCAGATTGGCCGCATCCTCGGCGATGTAGCGGCTGTCCGCCACGATGCAGACCACCGCTTCGCCCACATGGCGCACCTTGTCCTTGGCCAGGATCGAGTGCAGGCGTTCGTTGAACTTGGCGTCTTTGATCGGCGGCACGCCCACGTTGAGCACGCCCGTGCGCCAGTAATCACCAAGGTCTGCTGCCGTGTAGACTGCCGCCACACCGGGTAGCGCCCGGGCAGCAGCAGCATCGATTGATTTGATGCGGGCGTGCGCGTAGGGGCTGCGCACGAAGGCGATGTGCGCCATGTTCGGCAGGTCTACGTCATCCACGAAGAGCGCCCGCCCAGTCAGCAGGCGGGGGTCCTCGTTACGTTTAATGCGTTCGCCGAAGTAGCGCGTGGCCATGTTTTACTCCTGAGTGAAGGCGACCGCGCGACAGAATGCAGCCTCTCCGCCTTTGAACTTCCAGGGGAATGCGCCCAGCGTGATGCGCTTGTTATGCAAGGCCGGGTTGCCGATCTCACCGCCCATATTTTCCACGTGGAAGCAATCGTGCGGGAACAGTGCGTTGTGGGTCAGTTGGTAAGCTTCACTGGGGAACATCTCATCGACTTTGGCGGAACCGCCGAACTTGCTTTCCACAATGGCGCGCACCTTGGCCCAATGTTCCAGGCCGCCTTTGCCCAGGAAACGGCCGATGGGCAGGTTCATGGGGTGGTCGGTGGAGATCATGTCCACACCCCAAAGATGGATCTTCTTGTCCAGCAGCCAATCGCAGATGCTGTGGTGCGGGCCGGGATGGCGCTGGATGTAGCGCTCTTCGTCGGCCTGCTCGCTAAAGAAGGAATATTTGTGCCAGCCGGTATGGATGAAAAGAATGTCACCATTCTTGATCTCAGCCTTGGCCTCGATCATTTCAGGAGTAAAGACATCCAGGTCGTCCAACTGATCGCTCAGATCCACGATCACGCCTTCACCGTACAGCCAGTCCAGCGGCAGCTCGTCGATGGTTTTGCCGTTGGTCACAAAGTGCCGCGGGGCATCCAGGTGCGTGCCCATGTGGTTGGAGGTCTGAATAT
Proteins encoded in this region:
- the rpsF gene encoding 30S ribosomal protein S6, with the translated sequence MRNYEVIYIVHPDLDSDAFTQLNKQVEGWIKDGKGKIEKSDIWGKRKLAYQIKKQSEGQYVLLRTEMDPSLCATLEQQFRLQESVLRFIIVALEEEAEPAG
- a CDS encoding DUF2877 domain-containing protein is translated as MSSAPSRRLRATSITPRAKAWLAGTQQAYVLHSFERAINLVNQEGDVLTIADEGLGHGPFSLLIEDHLPEGIDISSKLLVFENGLWLGDWLVDAEDAKLWQPTPNWSSIRSLSDLGWVSQALAELLRQHATAESFAHLVVSPLGRSALPGRIQQAAEQRIPLLFAAVRDGNSGQAAQAAKGLAGLGPGLTPAGDDLLLGALFACWARLPVEEARLFSQAIISAAVPRTHQLSAAWLSAGAAGEAPAVWHELFEAIVKQDAGSLSEVAMRILPTGHSSGADALAGFSGVLQALQGGVA
- a CDS encoding xanthine dehydrogenase family protein molybdopterin-binding subunit, whose amino-acid sequence is MATRYFGERIKRNEDPRLLTGRALFVDDVDLPNMAHIAFVRSPYAHARIKSIDAAAARALPGVAAVYTAADLGDYWRTGVLNVGVPPIKDAKFNERLHSILAKDKVRHVGEAVVCIVADSRYIAEDAANLVMVDYESLPVSTDIRKALGEEAALIHEDLPDNTAAHVVQTKGDYEKAKAQADVVIQREFHYDRGTAAAMENRGIVAAWDAKASKLTIWDTTQAPVIIRNGLAGMLGLSEHQVRLVAPFIGGGFGPKILMFYPEEMLLPWISMQLERPVKWIEDRSENFYATTQERGQYHQAEIALKKDGTILGVKDVFLHDNGAYDPYGLTIPINTQCTLLNMYLVPNYYSEFTSVFTNKPMTSPYRGAGRQHGVFVMERLMDAAAKELGMDKIALRQKNLIPPDQFPHRHGIIYQDFSELTYDSGNYAPLIEKAMEMIDYDKFYQETKPQAEKEGRKLGLGFVCYVEGTGIGPYEGARIQVQANGRVSVSTGIGTQGQGHYTSYAQIVAEQLGMPIDQIDLVTGDTDQFHWGVGTFASRGAVVAGNAIHAAAVRVREKILNKAIEEFEGEVTADKLELVNGVVQIIGAPETAIPLGVLAQKANPMRGAVKPGTEPGLEATDYFGPEMGATAAGVHAMIVEVDPDTLLLDIKKYITVHDCGNVINPLILDGQIQGGVAQGIGNAFYEELVYDEMGQILNASFMDYLLPGAHDVPRIEIGHQVTTSPLNPLGVKGAGEAGAIPVGPLFAQAIEDALGEGLELREIPLSPNRLWELSRSSE
- a CDS encoding cyclase family protein — translated: MKIHDLSQPLNQDASFWPFYPPFEVKYIKRKAEHGVNAQYIQTSNHMGTHLDAPRHFVTNGKTIDELPLDWLYGEGVIVDLSDQLDDLDVFTPEMIEAKAEIKNGDILFIHTGWHKYSFFSEQADEERYIQRHPGPHHSICDWLLDKKIHLWGVDMISTDHPMNLPIGRFLGKGGLEHWAKVRAIVESKFGGSAKVDEMFPSEAYQLTHNALFPHDCFHVENMGGEIGNPALHNKRITLGAFPWKFKGGEAAFCRAVAFTQE